A single region of the Ptychodera flava strain L36383 chromosome 9, AS_Pfla_20210202, whole genome shotgun sequence genome encodes:
- the LOC139140604 gene encoding ATP synthase subunit beta, mitochondrial-like isoform X1, with product MMHALRRCAGQAVKASKPAFARATATQNALKAAPATFCAKRHYAAETKAQASSQVAVGQVVAVIGAVVDVQFEDNLPPILNALEVEGRKPRLVLEVAQHLGENVCRTIAMDGTEGLVRGNKVVDSGSPIRIPVGPETLGRIINVIGEPIDERGPIPTDKRSAIHQEAPEFVEMNVQQEILVTGIKVVDLLAPYAKGGKIGLFGGAGVGKTVLIMELINNVAKAHGGYSVFAGVGERTREGNDLYHEMIESGVIDLKGDGSKVSLVYGQMNEPPGARARVALTGLTVAEYFRDQEGQDVLLFIDNIFRFTQAGSEVSALLGRIPSAVGYQPTLATDMGTMQERITTTKKGSITSVQAIYVPADDLTDPAPATTFAHLDATTVLSRGIAELGIYPAVDPLDSTSRIMDPNVVGQEHYEVARSVQKILQDYKSLQDIIAILGMDELSEDDKLTVSRARKIQRFLSQPFQVAEVFTGSEGKLVPLAETIKGFQMIIGGELDHLPEVAFYMIGPIEEAQAKADKLAEEL from the exons ATGATGCATGCTTTGAGGAGGTGCGCTGGACAGGCCGTAAAGGCCTCAAAACCAGCGTTTGCTCGTGCTACTGCGACACAAAATGCCCTTAAAGCTGCTCCAGCAACATTTTGCGCAA AACGTCACTATGCGGCAGAAACAAAAGCACAGGCGTCATCTCAGGTCGCTGTTGGACAGGTAGTAGCTGTCATTGGTGCTGTAGTAGATGTACAGTTTGAAGATAACCTTCCACCAATTCTCAATGCCCTCGAAGTGGAAGGCAGAAAACCAAGGCTAGTTCTTGAAGTCGCACAACATTTAG GTGAAAATGTCTGCAGAACGATAGCTATGGATGGTACAGAAGGTCTTGTACGTGGAAACAAAGTTGTTGACAGCGGGTCACCCATCAGGATACCTGTTGGACCAGAGACACTTGGACGTATTATCAATGTCATTGGAGAACCAATTGACGAAAGGGGTCCAATTCCAACGGACAA ACGTTCAGCAATTCATCAAGAAGCACCAGAATTTGTAGAAATGAACGTACAGCAAGAAATTTTGGTAACTGGTATCAAAGTTGTAGACTTGCTGGCTCCATATGCCAAGGGTGGTAAAATTG GTCTCTTCGGTGGTGCTGGTGTAGGAAAAACTGTATTGATTATGGAACTTATCAACAACGTTGCCAAAGCTCATGGTGGTTACTCTGTGTTTGCCGGAGTCGGCGAGCGAACCCGTGAAGGCAATGACTTGTACCACGAAATGATTGAATCTGGAGTCATTGATCTCAAGGGAGATGGTTCCAAGGTATCTCTTGTGTATGGTCAGATGAATGAACCACCAGGCGCCCGTGCCCGTGTTGCGCTGACAGGTCTCACAGTTGCTGAATATTTCCGTGATCAGGAAGGCCAGGATGTGCTACTTTTCATTGACAACATTTTCAGATTCACACAAGCAGGTTCAGAG GTATCTGCTTTGCTGGGTCGTATCCCATCAGCTGTAGGTTACCAACCAACCCTAGCCACTGACATGGGTACTATGCAGGAAAGAATTACCACAACAAAGAAGGGATCCATCACATCAGTACAG GCTATCTATGTACCAGCTGATGATTTGACAGATCCTGCCCCTGCCACCACATTTGCTCATTTAGACGCTACCACTGTGTTGTCCCGTGGTATTGCTGAGTTGGGTATCTACCCAGCTGTAGACCCCCTTGATTCAACATCACGTATCATGGATCCAAATGTTGTGGGCCAAGAACATTATGAAGTTGCCCGTAGTGTACAGAAAATCCTTCAG GACTACAAGTCACTCCAGGATATCATTGCCATCCTCGGTATGGATGAACTGTCAGAAGATGACAAACTCACAGTATCAAGAGCACGTAAAATCCAGAGGTTCTTGTCACAGCCCTTCCAGGTTGCTGAGGTGTTCACCGGTTCAGAAGGAAAACTTGTTCCTCTTGCAGAAACAATTAAGGGTTTCCAGATGATCATTGGAG GTGAACTTGACCATCTCCCAGAAGTTGCCTTCTACATGATTGGACCCATTGAGGAAGCCCAGGCCAAGGCAGACAAACTGGCAGAGGAGTTGTAA
- the LOC139140604 gene encoding ATP synthase subunit beta, mitochondrial-like isoform X2, with amino-acid sequence MMHALRRCAGQAVKASKPAFARATATQNALKAAPATFCAISYVSERHYAAETKAQASSQVAVGQVVAVIGAVVDVQFEDNLPPILNALEVEGRKPRLVLEVAQHLGENVCRTIAMDGTEGLVRGNKVVDSGSPIRIPVGPETLGRIINVIGEPIDERGPIPTDKRSAIHQEAPEFVEMNVQQEILVTGIKVVDLLAPYAKGGKIGLFGGAGVGKTVLIMELINNVAKAHGGYSVFAGVGERTREGNDLYHEMIESGVIDLKGDGSKVSLVYGQMNEPPGARARVALTGLTVAEYFRDQEGQDVLLFIDNIFRFTQAGSEVSALLGRIPSAVGYQPTLATDMGTMQERITTTKKGSITSVQAIYVPADDLTDPAPATTFAHLDATTVLSRGIAELGIYPAVDPLDSTSRIMDPNVVGQEHYEVARSVQKILQDYKSLQDIIAILGMDELSEDDKLTVSRARKIQRFLSQPFQVAEVFTGSEGKLVPLAETIKGFQMIIGGELDHLPEVAFYMIGPIEEAQAKADKLAEEL; translated from the exons ATGATGCATGCTTTGAGGAGGTGCGCTGGACAGGCCGTAAAGGCCTCAAAACCAGCGTTTGCTCGTGCTACTGCGACACAAAATGCCCTTAAAGCTGCTCCAGCAACATTTTGCGCAA TCAGTTATGTTTCAGAACGTCACTATGCGGCAGAAACAAAAGCACAGGCGTCATCTCAGGTCGCTGTTGGACAGGTAGTAGCTGTCATTGGTGCTGTAGTAGATGTACAGTTTGAAGATAACCTTCCACCAATTCTCAATGCCCTCGAAGTGGAAGGCAGAAAACCAAGGCTAGTTCTTGAAGTCGCACAACATTTAG GTGAAAATGTCTGCAGAACGATAGCTATGGATGGTACAGAAGGTCTTGTACGTGGAAACAAAGTTGTTGACAGCGGGTCACCCATCAGGATACCTGTTGGACCAGAGACACTTGGACGTATTATCAATGTCATTGGAGAACCAATTGACGAAAGGGGTCCAATTCCAACGGACAA ACGTTCAGCAATTCATCAAGAAGCACCAGAATTTGTAGAAATGAACGTACAGCAAGAAATTTTGGTAACTGGTATCAAAGTTGTAGACTTGCTGGCTCCATATGCCAAGGGTGGTAAAATTG GTCTCTTCGGTGGTGCTGGTGTAGGAAAAACTGTATTGATTATGGAACTTATCAACAACGTTGCCAAAGCTCATGGTGGTTACTCTGTGTTTGCCGGAGTCGGCGAGCGAACCCGTGAAGGCAATGACTTGTACCACGAAATGATTGAATCTGGAGTCATTGATCTCAAGGGAGATGGTTCCAAGGTATCTCTTGTGTATGGTCAGATGAATGAACCACCAGGCGCCCGTGCCCGTGTTGCGCTGACAGGTCTCACAGTTGCTGAATATTTCCGTGATCAGGAAGGCCAGGATGTGCTACTTTTCATTGACAACATTTTCAGATTCACACAAGCAGGTTCAGAG GTATCTGCTTTGCTGGGTCGTATCCCATCAGCTGTAGGTTACCAACCAACCCTAGCCACTGACATGGGTACTATGCAGGAAAGAATTACCACAACAAAGAAGGGATCCATCACATCAGTACAG GCTATCTATGTACCAGCTGATGATTTGACAGATCCTGCCCCTGCCACCACATTTGCTCATTTAGACGCTACCACTGTGTTGTCCCGTGGTATTGCTGAGTTGGGTATCTACCCAGCTGTAGACCCCCTTGATTCAACATCACGTATCATGGATCCAAATGTTGTGGGCCAAGAACATTATGAAGTTGCCCGTAGTGTACAGAAAATCCTTCAG GACTACAAGTCACTCCAGGATATCATTGCCATCCTCGGTATGGATGAACTGTCAGAAGATGACAAACTCACAGTATCAAGAGCACGTAAAATCCAGAGGTTCTTGTCACAGCCCTTCCAGGTTGCTGAGGTGTTCACCGGTTCAGAAGGAAAACTTGTTCCTCTTGCAGAAACAATTAAGGGTTTCCAGATGATCATTGGAG GTGAACTTGACCATCTCCCAGAAGTTGCCTTCTACATGATTGGACCCATTGAGGAAGCCCAGGCCAAGGCAGACAAACTGGCAGAGGAGTTGTAA
- the LOC139140606 gene encoding uncharacterized protein isoform X4 yields the protein MYGKLLLQHRLYVSTRGGLCTRRVLPKLQVQSIRGTCRTATGDCDVGEVCTGTDGQCPTDKHKRDGISCSNEKAYCFGGTCQTRDRQCTVLWGEGSRASEDICYERLNIIGNSSGNCGKDGDRWIPCAPEDVFCGYLFCNGDTSNLKVGKMLAYTSEEFNRNGHIIECKGAQIFREDGFPLGYVNDGTICGDGKVCLGNKCTTVTRLNTLGNIMVREKHRYARTEAFPQKTNRLRNTNVHSFHSSHSTRVNDGNSRTDVPKNAALTERNATEQRCATTTHREPVFTKDRDLNPGRDRGNVARNFVVGRKRGEVATLRKLLGTSTETDTGMEEMITTNTTIGESVNTTGKIGYNLTLEGTSAPPPENRQESTTERTVSGGATLGSNTIIGTVIACVFLVAVVFGATSIGFKKVKRRRSLMQARRQHPYFISLGGRPICRQPLGGKPRKKKQYRRGEKHDNTRPYRDVKTKKLRSPATHQPFHDGDDIVAVEPNLSTSTTSKVTHTLHSADTTV from the exons ATGTACGGGAAACTCCTGCTGCAGCACCGACTGTATGTTTCCACCCGGGGCGGTTTGTGCACACGGCGAGTGTTGCCAAAACTGCAAG TTCAAAGCATCCGGGGAACATGCAGGACTGCGACTGGTGATTGTGACGTCGGTGAAGTTTGCACTGGTACAGATGGTCAG TGTCCAACAGACAAGCACAAACGAGACGGCATTAGCTGCTCTAATGAAAAG gcaTACTGCTTCGGTGGAACATGTCAAACTCGTGACAGACAATGCACAGTTCTCTGGGGAGAAG GTTCCCGTGCCTCCGAGGACATTTGCTATGAAAGGCTCAACATCATCGGCAACAGCAGCGGCAATTGTGGCAAAGATGGTGATCGATGGATCCCCTGTGCACCAGA GGATGTGTTCTGTGGATACCTCTTCTGTAATGGTGATACAAGTAACCTGAAAGTCGGCAAAATGCTTGCTTATACGTCGGAAGAGTTCAACAGAAATGGTCATATCATAGAATGCAA GGGTGCGCAAATATTCAGGGAAGATGGATTCCCTCTTGGATACGTGAACGATGGTACTATATGCGGGGATGGTAAAGTTTGTCTAGGGAATAAATGCACTACCGTGACTCGTCTGAACACTCTTGGAAATATAATGGTACGAGAAAAACACCGATATGCCAGGACAGAAGCTTTTccccaaaaaacaaacaggCTGCGGAATACAAATGTGCACTCCTTTCACAGTTCTCATTCGACACGTGTTAATGACGGGAACAGTAGGACCGATGTCCCAAAGAATGCGGCACTCACTGAGAGAAATGCCACTGAGCAGCGATGTGCAACAACAACCCATCGCGAACCAGTTTTCACAAAAGACCGGGATTTGAACCCGGGCCGTGATAGAGGTAACGTCGCGAGAAATTTTGTCGTCGGGAGAAAACGTGGGGAAGTGGCAACGCTTAGGAAACTTCTGGGGACGAGTACAGAGACCGACACTGGAATGGAGGAAATGATTACTACGAACACGACCATCGGGGAGTCTGTGAACACCACCGGGAAAATAGGTTACAATTTGACATTAGAAGGAACATCTGCGCCACCACCGGAAAATAGGCAAGAAAGTACGACGGAAAGAACTGTCTCTG GTGGCGCTACTCTTGGAAGTAACACCATCATTGGTACTGTCATCGCTTGTGTTTTCCTGGTGGCAGTCGTTTTTGGAGCTACGAGCATAGGATTCAA GAAAGTGAAGCGAAGAAG GTCCTTAATGCAGGCGAGACGCCAGCATCCTTATTTTATCAGTCTCGGAGGGCGTCCTATTTGCAGGCAACCTTTGGGCGGGAAACCGAGAAAGAAGAAGCAATATCGCCGAGGCGAAAAGCATGACAACACACGTCCGTACAGAGACGTGAAAACGAAGAAATTGAGAAGCCCTGCTACACA TCAACCATTCCACGACGGAGATGACATTGTTGCTGTGGAGCCCAATCTGTCAACATCGACGACATCGAAGGTGACCCACACACTTCATTCGGCGGATACGACTGTGTGA